The genomic interval TTCTTTTGACTCGTTATTATAGTCGGTTTCTACGCTggtttgaatttgatcgCATGGTTCATGATCTTCTGCTTCGTCAGAGAAACCAAACAACTTACACTTGAAGAACTTGATCAAGTATTCTCAGTACCAACTGCTGAATTTATTAGTTACGAAGCTAAAGTATCTTCACCTTGGTTCTGGAAGagatacttcttcttccaaaaaCATTTACCCAAACCACCTTCTATTATCGCCTCGGCTGATACAGATTATTCTCCAAAATACTCTGAAGCTCCTCCTAGAACTGCTCCTGTCTCTTCGGCTTAGATGAATTTAACTGTAGTGGCTAGAGTAACGTGATTGGTAGTATCTACAGGTAAAGGATGAATTTTCATACAATTCGTTATTATCGTAGTTTAGACTTTTCTGCGTGTATCTATACACATAGAAAGTGGAATATATATAAGTATCTTTAATAATCTAATTTAGTGATCAATCTTCATGTATTGCATACGGATCAATAGTACCGTGCATTTCTACCTGAACCAAGAAATTCTGGATGATCCCcccattttcaaatttaagGTCTACAATGCAGGCAGTCTCGGAAAAGCATGAAGATTGCATACAGTTCATTATGAATTACACAATTATCTAAAGTCAAAAAGATTTCTATTCTATTGTATACAACCAAAACGTTATGAAGGGTGACCTTCTGGCGGCTGGTAAATCAGCTATGTCCGGATAATGACTGAATAAATCGAGTAGCTGACTGGGTGATGCACAGGCTTTATGCTCCAGTTATTTTGTCAATCGTACTATAGGAGACCAGTGCCAGAGCTTCTGTGGAGAGCTATGAAGACCAACGAATCAAACTCCAGTACCGAGATTTTTTAGTCGTGCATATAAAAGTCTTCTGAATAAGCCAAAGGTATAAAGGATCAAGCCAAAGCTTGTTCTGCAGTTATTGACACTAAATCCGTATCAAACAATTCGATGAACTGTTCAAGTGGTCGAGGTCGATATCGATCAGCTATGACCTTTAAAAAACAGTCTTGCTTCGACAAATAAGGAAAGGTACTTGATTGACATACCTGCTCATTCAATATTCTAACTTTCATACCTGCATATCTCCtatattcttctaataTACTACTCAATGCCCATCTTTGTAATTTTCTATAACATCCTACTACTGTACCTGTACGATGTCTACCCATATTACAACAAACTAAAGTTGGAAATGTTGAAGGTCTAAGTAATAGAGTTAGagattgaatgataagTGGttcaggtggtggaggaagTGGTGGTAAATGATCTATTGGGAAAAGAATACTATTAGCGAGTGGTCTTACTTACGAAAGACAATTGAGGAATTTTATGACTTTACATTGTCCTGAAATAGGTACTACTCCGCTATCTGTATATGGTGGTGGAAAATGTGGATTTAACGAAACTTGAGGTGCAAGATTATGTAGTTTTATACCTTGTGAATCAAGGAATGATAATCTGGAAAAGAGAGTAATTAATAATTAGATTAATTATGATCATTGAATTTACTTTTGATTGGAACTAACAATATTTCGGAAGGTTCTTCAGCTCCTACCCAAATTATTGTTTTCAAATTAAGTTTCTCcaagaatgaaaaattCAGTTCGGAAGGTTGAGCAGATCTGTAAAACCCTATTATACCCCTTCAGCCAACTATATTTGTAGAATCAGAGTGAAATAAAGCCTACCATCCTCAACCAAGCCGAAGTTCATGGGAGGAACGATTTTCGCCATTGTGCAATGCGACCGAGACGATTGAATCTCAAACAGTCTTCCAAGTTTGAGAGAGCAAAAGGTGTCTTGCATGCTCTTTAAGTATCAGCAGCTCGATGAGCGGTTCTCGTCTATGCTATTCACATATACGTTTGTTGtcattgataataaaggtGTCGTCACGTGATGATCAACCAAATCAGCGGAATCAAAATTTCGGATTGAGCACCCTAACAGCAATAAATAGAATGAGGAGCAAGATATCTGTCAAGGAAGATCTAAATTTTAAAGGAGTTGACCGCATCTCGTAGTTGCCCCACTAAGGCATGAGGCGAGCTTTGCTGAAGTACAAACTAAAGCTCCCTTTCGTTCGTCGGTGAGTAAGCCCGCCTGAAAAAGctcaattaaattagaCTAGTCTACTGAATCAGCGTCATAGACCTTATCAGATACGAATATTAGCCACTATGTCATCCGATACACCAATACTGCCATGCCTGGACTTCTCATCTATCGAGATCcatccatcatcttcttctgctcaTCCACTGGATTCCCCTTCTTTCGACATTCCTTCGTCAATCTtacaacatcttcaaacAGCTTCGAACCATTTGCATAATCACGAAACGGTCGCTTTACCTACCGAAACCGTATATGGTTTAGCAGCTTCGTCCTTGGATTCTGAAGCTTGTAAAGCTATATACAGAATTAAAAATCGACCAGCAGATAACCCACTTATCATTCACGTGTCATCATTGGACATGCTTAGAACATTATTACCGaataaatatgaaatttcagaattATATATGGAATTAATTACTTCTTTTTGGCCCGGACCTTTATCACTATTATTCCCATCAATAAACCGTCCTCCACTACCTGCACCACAAACCAATGCTATTAGAATGCCTTCTCATCCATTATCATTGGCTTTAATCCATTATTCGAATTTACCCTTATCTGCGCcttcagctaattcatCCGGAAGACCAAGTCCAACAAAAGCTGAACATGTATACAATGATCTAAATAAATCGAAAGGATTGGGATGTATATTAGATGGTGGAGATTGCGGAGTTGGAGTGGAAAGTACAGTCATCAATGGTTTAAATTGGGTAAAAGGAGGTGGGGGTAGTGTTGATATTCTTAGACCTGGAGGTTTGGGTATAGAACGAATAAAAGAAATAGTTGATAAGGTGgatggtaaagaaggtcTGACAGAAATACTTCTACATGGTAAACCCtggaaatcaaatcaaaagaaatcagACGGTATACCAAATGGAGGAACTGCAATCAAGGGTACATCTATTTCTGGCGGAAAAGTTAAACCTGTAGAATTATCAGCACCATCAACACCAGGATTGAAATATCGACATTACTCTCCACGAGTACCCGTTTATCTCCTTCAACCAAATAATATCTTTCCTCGCCCAACAAATCtacctgaagaagctgaatcGTCTTCTCAAGCTATCCTCCGACAAATCTCGCGGCGTGTTCACTCTTCACATgggaaaggtaaaaaacGAATAGGTTTTTTATATTACGAAAACTCTCCGTTGAGCGAACAAATCACTAAATCGACGATTGAGCAAGATGAGATACAGCTTATACCGCTTTCACTTGGGATAGATTCAACAAGTGCAGCTCAAAGGTTATTTGCTGGAATGTTAACTTTAGAACGTATACCGCCTGATGATCAGATTGATAAGATAGGAGTTGATGCGATAATGATAGAAGGCTGTTCCGATGCAGGATTAGGCTTAGCCGTAATGGAAAGAGTCTCTAAAGCTGTCGGAGGAGGTGGTATACTTGGTGATGTGAAAGATGGACAAGGGGAAATAGGAGTCAAAGGTGAAAGTATGGATAATACGTTTTGGGTTGATTTAGCTAGTAGAATATAATCAGTGGAACAATCGTGCTACTGCAAGTCGCTCAGCTTTAGGCGACTGGATGCGATTTTATTTTGTACTGTACATTTTGCACGCTATCTGTAATGAACTATAATTCTTTTTACGCAGGTTGGAATCCTCCTTTCACCTTAATTTATGTCATGTAATACAACTATGCAATATAATGGATATTTGCTCGTGGAAGTAGCATGACTGCTCATTGCCAGCGAATGATCATGAGTCCCAATTGGCTTTGACAGGAATTGCAGAGAGATATGAGCCATAACCAAATCTTATGAAAATCACGAGCGTATGGACCAGGTGGAGGTTGTAATTTAAAAACAATATTCGCTGTTATTTCTGTCATTTCTTCTCGAACTCACTTTATTGCACATTTCGACAAAatagatttgattgaaatccCAAAGTTGGCATCTAGATAGCAGAGCAATGTTCAAGAAACGATCAAGACCAACCTCAGTGCGTGATAAAGCCAATGTCGATAACGAGCGAACCGTAACTTCGGAAAATGTTGAAAACGAAATCAAAGGTTTTAAGGCGGCCTtggaaggtgaagaagatgatacagGGTGAGTATCTCCAACTCACATTGATATAATAGGACAAAGTCACTGTCATTTACTTAATATGAAGATGTTTTGCTGATTTGATATGTAAAAAATATAGTCGTACGATAGAAGATTTAGTTTTACTTAGAAAATTAAGAAAATCTCAATCACAACAAGGTATTGATCTTGAGAAATTAAATAGAGGTGAACAAGctaaaaaaggtaaaaataagaaaaaggaattagATGCTGGTGAAAAATTCGGTTTAcaagctggaccttctagagcaggtgaagataaagatgagTAAGTTGGCATTCTACTTTGTTGTCGTTTGAATATATGGGATATACGGGATATATGGTAGAATGTCTTTTTCATTGACATCATCGTGGTTTTGATCTTGTCAAGAGAGCTTATCCTCCTTGGATCGTGTTTTGAATCACGATTATGGGAATGTAGTTACTGATCATGGCTCATTTGTTAATagtgaaggagatgataaCGAAAAAGCGAAAAGGCTCGTTCGTTCGAATAATTTTACACAACAAACGAATGCTTTAGACGTGGATAAACATATGTGAGCGAAATTCTCTCCATCATTATCCTTTTATCGGATATGCGTCATCCTTTTGAACTTGAGGGTCATCCTGGCTAACACTGCCGCATCGATATAGGATGGCATATATCGAAGCTGAATTGGCGAAAACACGAGGAGAATCAGCTACGGATGATAACAAATCTGCTGTGAAGGAGGCATATGATCCTCAAGCTGAGTTGTATAAAATAGCAGAGAGGTATAAAGTAGGAGAGAAGACTAAAAAGAAGactcaagatgatgaaggcAATGTTACCAATTCTTTAGGTATGTTAACTAGTATACCGGAAGTAGATTTGGGTATGGAGTAAGTTAAGCTTCACTTGAGATTGTATCATTATTTCAGCAGAATTTCTCCTGGTGATTCTGGGATCATAATAACCCCATTTGTTGCTAGATAGACTTTTGAGCTGATGTCGGTTATGATGATCTAGCAATCGTCTGCGTAATATTGAAATGACTGAAAAAGCAAAGAGGGAAATGTTGGAACATCGTAAACAAGCTGCTGCTGAAGCTGCCGAGCGAGAAAATGAAGCGGAAGACTATGCAGCTGCGAGATGTGAGCATTACAATGAATACAACGAAATAAAAGGTGAAGGCgctaattcatatttttcaaaatagTCCATCGTCCGCATCAAAGAGTTGCTTCGGATATCTATGCTATACAAGAAGCTAGAAGGGCTGAGGCCGGTTTAGCACCGCGTACAGAGAATGCAACGGATGAACAAGTCTATGATCGTTTCAAAAAGAGGTAATTCATCTCCTCTAATTAATGAGGGAGTTCGGGCTGATTTAGTTCTTTTTGATAGAATGAAAAAGTAATAAATATGCTTTTATGCAGGGTTCAGCGTCAATAACAGTGGTAGATATATGTTGTATTTCTAGGTAATAATGCACAAGTTTAAAAAGATGCATCCAGTATTTgctacatcttcattccTTAAGTAGATGTATCAACAATGGTCCATCAACCATGCAGCGGTTTTTGCGTATGTTCAACCTATTCgtctaattctttttgaatCGTAGATAATACTTCACCTAAGAAAGAttcgtcttcatcttcggTTTTGTCCTCTGTCGTCGGTTCAGAAGGCAACGCAGAAGAACTTGAAGATATGGTTGAATTGTTGACATTGATTTCGGTAGAATTATTGGGTAAGATCAGATGATTTTGCGTGTAGGTAGTAGTATTAATCGCATCCCATAATTGAAAGATTCTACTCAACATCAGTCGggaaaagtaaaagaagaaagtgaaatttcaactttgaaAGACTACTTACAAAGTTTCACCAGCTGTTACATTCACATTCCAACTTAAATTGGTATTTGTCAAATTGGTGTATTCGTATAACCATGTCAAGTTTGAATAATAACCTCCTGTACCTATTTGTAAATTGTATGGAGCCTATGAAATCATAATCTTCAATTAGCACTTCCATCATTCCTCATACCAttttgaatcaattaaaatctTATGTAAAAATGGATTGAAGAGTGATATTCCTGAAGATGCGGTAATTCGTCGACTTACACTTCCTGCATCTCCGTAACCCCAATCTAATGTAACGTTCTGACCTTCTACGGGCGAATCAGGAATTACAGTCAAATTTAGTGCGTTTATAGGTGCTCCTGCTAATACTTTTacatctctttcttcatgCTTCAACGCTGAGACGCAAGTTAAGAGTGCCATAGAGGCGGCGAGGTATTTCATGAACATGAAGAGCGTTAAGGTGGATTTTAATTGTAAAAATGGCTAGCTTATGGGTATTGTTCATAGTATCAATATGAGGTTAAAAAGACAACAAAACATCCTATTCACAGACACGATATCGTGCATATTGCTTTCATTTGGATGATGTCGCTTGTTGTTCTTGTGTGACCCTACTATAGAGTTTAGCGTGTTTTTAGGTGTTTCGGaaagaacaaaaacaaaaaaggtaattcatCCCTGggttgatattgatgttgTTATTATTGCTTTAGCGTCATCAAGGTGAGGTACTTATGATCGACACACAGCTTAGATCTGAAGAAAGTCATCTGTGCATATACCGACCCCTGCAGATTGTGataatgttgatgatgaagatgaagtaaTAAGAAGGATGATTCGATATGGTGTAATAAGGTGTCGTGATTAACCGTGCCTGAGAATAAGCAAGTCAAGAAGGTGGCAAAAAATAGCACgcaaaattgaaaatcactCATCTATTTCGACTCATGAAACATATCAATTActaaatcatttcataGACCGTTGATTGTCATCACAGCTACAAAAGTGCTCCAGTGTGATCACAACATATGTTCTGGTTCGACCAGTGATAACCTACGATATCTTGAAAATCCCTCAAAAACGGTACGGCGAATCCAAGAAAAATTCTACGTCTAAGTTGGGACATCAACAAGCTTCTGAAGGGCGCTGGTTAGTCAGAAGTAAATATCTAAAGAAGTCAAGGTCCATACCACGGGGAATCTCACCAGCTAGCTGTATCATAAAAGGACACTTCTTCCTTCAGATTTCTCTCATCTCGAACCTACACAAAATCCTACCAGGATGTCCGGAACGACTACCCCAATCTCGACTTCGGCATCTACACCGACATTATACGACCCCGCCGACACACCTACCGAAAGGACTCACCTACtaggtaaagataaattcaTAGAACCTTTATCACCCATCCAACCTATAACGAGCCATTATGTCGTCGAACAAGGcgaggaggaagaagaaagccAAGGAGGTGAAGAAGTGGACATTTACGAACCGGGAAAAGCTACATTTGCTCAGACTGTATGTTCAGCACTTCGTTCCGATATGCATGATAGTGCACAGACTCTGATACGCTGTTTGGTATAGCTGCTCAATGTTCTGGGGGATCTGATAGGAACGGGACTTTTAGCATGTCCAATAGCCATTGCGCATGCAGGCTGGGTTCTTGGTCCTATATTTCTGTGTGTTATATGCGCAGTAACCCTCTGGACGTGAGTAAAATCCATGAGTCATCGATCCGCGGTGGAAACGCTTACATACTGCTATCTTTCAAATTGGTCTTAGGCTGAAAATCTTGATTCGGATCATCGAGAAAGATCGTCGAATGAGAAACTTTGCAGATGTAGCTCGATATGGACTTGGCGAAAGAGCTGAAAAATGGATAACAGGTTTATTCGTGGGCGATTGTTGTATATGGATGTGAGTTCCACTATTGCTGCTATGCTAGACCGAGAACCAGTGTGACTGATTCCTCCATCTGCCTCAATCGTAGCATTGCCCTCATCGTACTGTTTTCGGATACCATGGAGGCTGTCTGGCCAGTATTCTCAAGCAATCAATGGAAACTTGTCGGTATGGCAGTGTAAGTTGACCCTGTACCGCAAACATGTAAGTTGAAGGACTTAGAGCTAAATGATTCTCATTCATGTTTAGCATAATACCACTGAATTTTGTACCATTGCGATACCTTTCTTACACATCCTTCCTTGGAGTCTTATCGACTTGGGCTTTGGTGTGCATACTCATTTTCACCGGTCTCACCACTTCAAGCTCCCCGGGATCGATCTCACATCCTGCCCCTACAGACCTATTTCCTTCTCATGGTATAATCAAATTGGGCCTTTCATTCGGACTGTTGATTAGTGGATTCGGTGGACATTTCCTTATCCCAAACCTCATTAGGGATATGAAGCATCCCAAACAAGCCGATAAAGTGGTAGAAATTGCTTATGGAGCTTGCATGGTCGTTTATGTTATCGTGGCTGTGTTTGGGTATTTGATGTTTGGACGGGATGTCAGCGATGAAGTGAGTGTCCTTTATGTTCGACTGACTTTTTGCTTCGGCACATCACTTTACACGACCTGGACTAGTCCGACTCAAACGAAAGGAGTATTGAGCAGATAGCTGATTCTTTTCGTGGCTGTGGATAGGTTTCTAGAGATCTGGCTAAAACGGCAGCCTTCTCGCCGACTATGGCTAAGATAGCAGTATGGATGGTAGCCTTAAACCCATTGACCAAGCTACCCCTGGGCCTACGACCCGTACGTTTCGTGTCTTATGATCCTCCTCCACCGCCATCTCTCGGTCGCTCAATTCCGAAAAGAAATTTCCAGCTTGTATGTCAAGGGTGTAGCTCACGCTTCGTTGCCCAATTATAGCTATGCGATGTTATCTACACCTGGTTCAATCTTCAACCCACAATTTATCTATCGAAAGAAACGACTAtacgagaagaagaacgatACGTTGAACCCTCACCACCTCCTTTGACTCCAGCATCAACCACCTCGACTCTGATAATGTTTCCTCCGATGCCTAGTTCCAACTCAATTGGACAAATCTCCCACGATAGAAGGGAAATGCTGAAAAACATTTTCAGACCCCTTGTatcaatattattaatttgCTTCTTCATACTTGGAGCATTCatattaccttctttcgaGACTGTCATGTCTATTATGGGAGGTGGATTAGCTGTCATTTCTTGCATACTTGTACCTATCGCCGCTGGATCAAATCTTTGGGGTTGGTCATGGTACGCTAGAATCATTTTTGGCCTTTCTTGCCTTGTCGCTTTGATAAGTACAATATGTGCTTTATTGAACGACGGGACCGATAGCGTATAAGAATTGGCCACTGGTGAGAGATCCgaatttgtatttatatGAAAACGCTTGGAGAAGATCACGATTGGTGATTGAAATCGCCAAATTATCGTTTGTAGCTATATATCGAAAATCATGCAAAGTCTGCATTTTTGCACGTGGTTGGAACAAGTATGCAAAGGGGATTCAACTAGTCAAACTTCAACCTAGCTATCAGTGTTTGCCTACGAATCTTCAGCAGGAAGGTTTCTCTTTGAAAACAAAGCATCATGAACTGCCGCTCATCTTTCTGATTGATGCACCAAGCGGGGTCAAGGGACAATGCACCACTAAATTGATCGATCAAAGTAACAGACAGGCCATCCTTCGAGAACCAGATGAATGAAACATGATCTAGAATCTCCCCGTGGAGAACCAAGATGATTACAGATTATTCCAGGAAGGAAAGGTTATAAAGTCCCTTAGCAAACGCGTTTCAAGTATCTTACAGAGTATACGgagattttgaataatgaGTTCAAagaatcaatcaattcctGGGGACACAATCAGGAAGGAATGACTCGAAGGGCGTTTCACTTCCTTCAACACCGAGGTACGGGGGAACGACCTCTGCGGAGGAATATCGAGGATTTTTGGTCGATACTTTGCCAAGTGAATGAAAGGTTAATTCCTTTGTCGCGACTTTCGTGATTGAATCTGCCAAGAATACGCGAAATATCAGAAGATTACAAAAACCGATTTTTATGCTTTTTGTACTTGCAATGACTTTAGTTAGATCTTgtttgatgttgaaagCTATGTAATGCATTTATGAAAAGGATAGAGTAGTTCCTCGCCATTGACTGCTTTgttctctttttctttcaatcgATATACCTACTACCTTTCGTATATCTTTTCTTGACCTATAAGAAACACCACAAGAGCTGAGCTCTGTGGAGTGTATTCTATCCCCTGACATCGTTTTGACGCATTTCGCTGGGCAATCAACACTTTTTCGCTCTTTACATTAAGATCACTTAGACTACCTTACTTAATCCTTCTTATCGATAACGAACTCACGCCTATACAGGATGTTTTCTATGGCAACTCCCGCGTTGATCGCTTTGTTGCCCTTGGCGAAAGCTCATATGTCCATATGGACTGAGTCCATGTATGGTTTTAGTCAATCTTATGATCCTGTTACTCCTTTATCTGGGAAATCATTCGATCAATGGGTAGGTTTTCTTTGGCTGTATTCGTACGGACCCAGCTTTTATCTGTTGTTCTATTATTCGGAGCTGATATCCTTacatttttttcattaagTGGTTTCACGGTAATGCCAATGATGAACCTTCAGCCGTAACTACACTTATTCCAGGAAAAGATTTAACACTTGAAATTGCATGTAGAAAAGAATATAGTTCTTCGGATCAAATAATCCAACAGATGATGCATGTCCAATAGATTCAGGTGCATACCATTCAGGAGGTCAAACAGGAAGTCAATCAGGATGGACAGGAAATTCTGAATCCAATTTATTAGGATGTGCATTagcattttcatttaaatcttcaaaagcatctgaaattaaaatGGAAGATTTTACAATTATGTCAATTCAAGAAAAATGCGttagaaaaagattaacaacatttgaaattccttcaaatttacctaattgTCCTGAAAATGGTTGTACATGTGCTTGGTTTTGGCAAGGTAAAAATTCTGCAAATGAAATGTATATGACTGGATTTAAATGTGATGTTTCAGGTGGAATAGGATCAAATTATCCTACTCCAAATCCACctagaaaaggtaaaatttcAGGTCCAACTCAACCTTTATATTGGGCAAATGAACCTACAAATCTTGATTATACACCTGATTGGGAAACTAAACCTTCTTATAATTCAGCTTGGGGATGGACTCCAGGTGCTCAAACTGCTGCTTTTGGTACTAGTGGTAGCGGGTCGACCAATTCCTCTTCCGGTTCTGGAGTTGATAGCTCTAGTTCAGGTAATGGTGCAACATCTACAGCTGGACCAGGATCGCAAAGCGAAGATAATTATTCACCTTCGACGAAAGCTACTTCATCCCCAACTTCATACTCATCTCCGccctcttcttccacaAGCGCTTACGGCGGTAAAACATCCACCAAGACAAGAGGCAGACGACCTCAAGCGACCGAGACTCAACCTTCTTACGATGATGAGGAACAAGACAATGGTGAcgaagatcaaaatgatgTACCTCCTTGGCAAGAACTTGCTGCTGATTCTGAAGGAGTTGATGGGGCTGGTGAGCAAGCTTTAGTAGAGCATAAAGTGAAGAATTGTAAGAGAAAGAGGCATCACAGGAGAAATAAGTTAAGAATGGCTCATAACTcttgattatatatatatatatattatatacttagcttcaatttgatcatttgatatgatCATATATTTTTAAGTATGATTCATATTTTTTTATACACTTACTTGTTTACTCCTTCAATTCGATGCATTGCCCTGGTGGAGTGCGCCTTTCAGTAAAAGCTCGCGTTCAATCTCGTACCTGAGTAAGATAGGAAATATACTAGAACATGGCGTTTTTGGGTGGCATTCATTAATATTAGTCCCgttttgaagaaaatgattgGTGTGCGTCGAGCTATTATGCTTATTCCAAGTTTTGACTTGAAATTTTGGAACAAAGCGCAATAGTCTTTTATTACATATGATATGACTCTTTGATTTTAGAGAGTCTTATGAAATAGTTAATTATATACAACGACAATTCTGTAAGTCAATTTACAAGTGACAAAGGTCAGActataattattattattattatttatcaaaagtatCACTACCTCTCTTCAATAGCTCAGATAGATATATCTGTAAGCGAAGAGATTGGGTAGGACGGAAgtaaatgaagaaagtcCGTGAATGATGGGATAAATGCGATAAATATACAATGAATGATGTTCGATTCTAAAAGCAAAATGAGCTCAATGCTAGAGTGACTCTACAAAGACATTCCAGGATAATTGATCCTCAGATCATTTGGGTTTGGTTGCCTTGATACATTTTGATGAACATGGGGTAGTTGATGAGGCTGATCCGGATAGATCAAATTTGGGGGGATTCCATATGACCCAGATGAAGGGTTAGACCCTTCGTTAGGATCGCCTTGATTGACCCATTGATTACCTTGACCTCCGTACGGTGGCGAGAGGTTCAAGTAGCTATTACCCTTCTCATCTTGTCCGTGAGGAGTATTTGTATGTCGATATGCCCCAGGCGAATTGGGATGTTGAGATGGGGTATGTGGATTCGCGTAATTCGAATGACCGTATGAAGAGGAATCGGATGATCCGTGAGACGTTAGGTGAGGCACAGAGCCTCCAGAGTTTGGCTGACCGTTCCCGCTTGCGTTATTCACAGACATAGTAGAGCCGTATGGATCTTGTTTGATGTACTCATCTTCTGGGGTATTAGAAGGTAAGAGGGGTTGAAGTGGTCCTGGTATACCATAATTGGTCGATTGATACGATTGGGCGGGAAGCGGTGGAGGTGCCATCGGACTAGCAGGATAGAAATTTGCAGACTACGCAGAGGTATCAGTCAGTTTGAACTTCTAGCTGTCCGTTCTCTGAACTCACATATTTGCCTATGATCTTTTTAAGAGCTTGTCCTAGTATCTCCCAAGGGAAGACTTTTACATCCTTCTCGATATTCCTCGGTCGGGGATTCGGAAAGTTCATAATCAGTCTGAAGAAGTCTTCGTTTCCAGGTTTACTTTTTGATATGGTCAGTGGTCTAAATCCTTCGAGATTCCTTCTGATTCTGTTCTTCTCTTCGACCGTAAACCGAGTTCCAACTAGCGCTTCGAGTAGATAGATAGCATCTACCGAAGTAACGTAGCATACATTTTTGTCCTCTCGAAATATACAGGAAACAATGattgattgttgatatgCAGGGTATTCAGCTTGGGAAATGGGTTTGAAAGCGGCGTGTATGGTAGTTCCATCCTGCCTGCGCCAAAACTGGACCAATCTTCTTCGGGCATGCCATTCTTCTTGAGTCCTGTGAGGGTAAGAGATGCTCAGTATACCATATGTAGAATacacacacacacacaAATAGGAGGGAATCCGGGTCACTCACCATCCCTTCGACATGGTCATCAAATCACCCGCCATCTCCAAGCTTGCCTTCTGACCGGTACTGGGATATGGAGCGGGAGCTGGCATGCCAGGTCCAAGCTGAGTCGACCTCATCAAACTTGGCTGGATGCTGCCCGGTGTATAAGGTGGTGGAGCAGGATGCGCGACGGCTGGCATGGGTGTGCTAGTAGAAGCGTAGGGACTGTTTTGCCATGAAGCGACAGAATCGGAGACGGCTGTGGTGCTTCGTGAGTACAGGACCATGATTCAGAAAATTTACACTCACATCTGCC from Kwoniella pini CBS 10737 chromosome 4, complete sequence carries:
- a CDS encoding Sua5/YciO/YrdC/YwlC family tRNA threonylcarbamoyl adenosine modification protein, encoding MSSDTPILPCLDFSSIEIHPSSSSAHPLDSPSFDIPSSILQHLQTASNHLHNHETVALPTETVYGLAASSLDSEACKAIYRIKNRPADNPLIIHVSSLDMLRTLLPNKYEISELYMELITSFWPGPLSLLFPSINRPPLPAPQTNAIRMPSHPLSLALIHYSNLPLSAPSANSSGRPSPTKAEHVYNDLNKSKGLGCILDGGDCGVGVESTVINGLNWVKGGGGSVDILRPGGLGIERIKEIVDKVDGKEGLTEILLHGKPWKSNQKKSDGIPNGGTAIKGTSISGGKVKPVELSAPSTPGLKYRHYSPRVPVYLLQPNNIFPRPTNLPEEAESSSQAILRQISRRVHSSHGKGKKRIGFLYYENSPLSEQITKSTIEQDEIQLIPLSLGIDSTSAAQRLFAGMLTLERIPPDDQIDKIGVDAIMIEGCSDAGLGLAVMERVSKAVGGGGILGDVKDGQGEIGVKGESMDNTFWVDLASRI